A window of Streptomyces sp. NBC_01224 genomic DNA:
CAGCAGTGACAGCCGCACCGTGGTCGTGGTGGAGCCGTCCTCGCGGACCGTACGGGTCACATCGTGCCCGTACGTCGAATCGTTGATCAGTGCCGCACCCCAGCCCGGCTCACCGACATGCAGGAAGCGATGGGCGCAGATCTCGAACTTCGCCGCCTCCCAGCTCGTGTTGGTGTGCGTCGGCCGCTGGACGTGCCCGAACTGGGTCTCCGCCGTGGAGTGATCGGCACGCACATCGATCGGGAACGCCGCCTTGAGGAACTTCTCCTGCTCGTGCCAGTCGACCTCGGTGTCGATGTCCAGGCGCCGGGCCCCCGGCCGTAGCGTCAGCAGCTGGGTGACGCGCGACGAGCCGAAGGTACGCACCACCTCGACGCCGTCACCGCTGCGGCGCACCACGTCCGCCCCGGTCAGATCGGTCACCGTATTGCGGTAGAAGGCATCGACGTCCCAGGCGTCCCAACGGTTCGGCAGATCCGGATGGACCTGGAGCAGATTCGCCGCACAGCCCGGGGCGACCGTCTCGCGCCCGGCCACCAGATCGACGACCGAGACCACCAGACCCCGCGCGTCCACGGTCACCCGGAGCAGTCCGTTGTCCAGCCGGAAGCCACCGTCGTACGCCTCGGCCTCCACCGGCCGCTCCCGCTGCTCCGACGCGAGCGCCGCGCCACCGGCCGCGACGCCGGCCCGGCCGTGCGGAGCGGAGTTGAAGACGACCGTGCCCGCGCCGTCCGCAGCACCGGCCAGGGCCCGCTGCGCCGCCTCGATCACCGCTTCGAGCTCCCCGGCGATCCGGGCGTACGTCGCCTCCGCCTCACGGTGCACCCAGGCAATGGACGAACCCGGCAGGATGTCGTGGAACTGGTGCAGCAGCACGCTCTTCCAGATCCGGTCCAACTCCGCGTACGGATAAGGGAATCCGACCCGCACTGCCGCTGTGGCCGCCCACAGCTCCGCCTCCCGCAGCAGATGCTCGCTGCGCCGGTTGCCCTGTTTGGTCCGCGCCTGCGAGGTGTACGTACCGCGGTGCAGCTCCAGATACAGCTCACCCAGCCAAACCGGCGGCCGGTCGTACTCGGCCTCGGCGGCGGCGAAGAAGTCCGCGGGCTTCTCGATCGTCACCCGGGGCGAGCCCTCCAGATCCGCGAGACGACCGGCGCGCGCCAGCATCTCGCGGGTGGGGCCACCCCCTCCGTCCCCCCAGCCGAACGGGACGAGCGAACGTGTGGCGTGCCCCTTGTCCCGGAAGTTCTTCTCGGCGTGCGCGAGCTCCTTGCCGGACAGCTCCGCCACGTAGGTGTCCACAGGCGGGAAGTGCGTGAAGACCCGGGTGCCGTCCAGCCCCTCCCACAGGAAGGAATGGTGCGGGAACGGGTTGGTCGTGTTCCACGAGATCTTCTGGGTGAGGAACCAGCGCGAACCGGAGAGCGCCACCAGCTGCGGCAGCGCCGCCGAGTAGCCGAACGAGTCGGGCAGCCACACCTCCTCGGTCTCGACCCCGAACTCCTCCAGGAAGAACCGTTTGCCGTACACGAACTGCCGGGCCAGCGCCTCCGACCCGGGCATATTGGTGTCCGACTCCACCCACATCCCGCCCACCGGCACGAACTGCCCGGCCGCGGCCTTCTCCTTGACGCGCGCGTACAGCGCCGGCTGGTGCTCCCGCAGCCAGTCCAGCTGCTGGGCCTGCGACATCGCGAAGACGAACTCCGGATGGTCGTCCATCAGCGCCACCACATTGGAGGTGGTGCGGGCGACCTTGCGCACGGTCTCCCGCAGCGGCCACAGCCAGGCCGAGTCGATATGCGCGTGGCCCACCGCCGACAACCGGTGGGCGGAGGCGTGCGCGGGTGAGGAGAGCACGGGCCGGAGCTGCTGCCGGGCGGCGTTTGCGCTCGCGCCCACGGCTTCCAGGTCCAGCGAGTCCAGAGAGCGTTCCACCGCGCGCAGGATCTCCCAGCGGCGCGCCGAACCGAGCGGCAGCTGTCGCATCAGCTGATCGAGCACCTCCAGGTCCTGGACCAGCTCCCACACCTGCCGGTCGAAGACCGCGACGTCCACCCGCTCGACGCGGTACAGCGGCTCGCTGCCCGCGGTCTCCCGGTCGCCGAGCGCACTGACGCCGTCCAGGATCTCCGGATTGGCGGCCGCCTCCAGGTAGTACCTGAACTCCTCGCCGCCTGCGACCGGGTCGCCGATGCGCAGCCAGGTGTTGCGCGGGTTGAGTGCCTTGACCACGCTGCCGTCCGGCCGGTGGGCCAGCGCCTCCGCGGAGAACCCCGGCCGGTCCCTGGCGAAACCGAGGTCGATCACCGCTTCGACGGTCTGACCCGCCCAGTCGGCCGGGACGCGGCCGGTCACCCGGAACCAGCTGGTGCCCCAGGCAGGCCCCCAGTCGTCGCCGATGGCACCGGGCTTGTAAGGGGCGGCCACCGCCTCGGCGAAGGGCACCGGTTCGCCGGGGGCGTGCCAGACCTCGAATTCAAGGGGTGCCGTACGGGGATGGACGGCGGGGCGGATGCGCTCGCGCAGGGCACGGTCGAGCCGTTCCTCGGTCAGTGTGCGGTCGTCATGCATGAGTAAAGGGCCCCTCTGAATGAAATGTGTGCGGCGCGGTGGTGGTTCACGGGAGCTCGTCGAAGCCCACGCAGGGCAGTGACATCCCGTCGGCCAGGGCCAGGAGCTTCTCCAGCCGGGCCGGTGTCACATGGTTGGCCTCATGGGCGTCGGCGATGCAGTGGGCGTAGAGCGTGGTCACGCCGCCGTCATCGGCGGTCCGGCGCAGTGCCGCCTCCACGCCGGTCAGATCGTCTCCGTACGCGACGGCCCCGCGCCCGGAGTCCACCGAGCACCCCGGCAGGACCCGCCGGGCGGCGATGTCGCCGGCCGGGACACGCAACTCGGCCGCGAGGGACGGATCGGCGCGGCGGTCGGCGGACACACCGCCGCGCAGCCGCTCGAAGAGCGCGAGAAGCAGCCGGTCGGTGCTCTCGTCGCGGGCGCTGCACGGGTAGGCGAAGCTGCGGGCCGGAAAGCCGAGGCGGCGCAGCGTCTCCAGGGCGGGCACCACCTCTTGATCGAGATAGGCGGCCGCGCCGTGCGCGGCGATGAACTCGGGCGCCCGCTCGTGCCGCAGACCGTGGCAGCCGATGGTGTGGCCGTCGTCCGCGAGCCGGCGCAGCAACCGCACGTCGTCGCGGTCGAGCCGGTCGGGCTCACAGATGAAGAAGGTGACACGGGCGCCGAACAACGTGAACAGCGGTGCGGCGGCGGCCCACTCGCGCACATGCCGGTCGTCGAAGGTGAGCAGCAGGGCGCGGTCGACGTGGATTTCCACGCGGCCGGTCACCGCCCGGACTCCTTGGGCGCCCAGCCGGGCACGGAGCCGTGCAGTGCCGTGTAGAAGGGATCGCCCGGGACGATCTCGCCGGCCAGGACGGGGCGGCCGGTGAGCGCCGCCTTGTACATCGCGGTGATCAGCTCCAGAGAGCGGCGGCCGTCCCCGGCGCTCGCCCTGGGCCGCCGGCCCGCCCGCATGTCGGCCAGGAGTGAACGGAGTTGGGCGCTGTGCGAGCTGGGGACGTCCTCGGCGGGGGAGGCCCAGCCGGCCGCCCTGCCGGGCTCGACACCCGGTGCCGGGGTGTAGGTCCAGTCACCGTTTGCGTACCCGTAGAGATGGTTCAGTTCGATCGTGGCGTCCCGCAGATCGATCCGCAGATGACTCAGCTGACGCGGCGAAAGGGCGCTGTTGACCACGGTGGCGAGTGCGCCCGAGGTGAAACGCACGGTGGCGGTGGTGACATCGTCGGTCTCGACGTCGCGGGCCAGCCGCCCCGCCATGGCCCGGATCTCCGCCCAGTCCCCGAGCAGTTCCAGCAGCAGATCGATCTGGTGGATGCCGAGTCCCATGGCGGGGCCCGCGCCCTCGGTCGCCCACTTTCCGCGCCAGGGGACCGCGTAGTAGGCGTCGTCGCGGTACCAGGTGGTCTGGCAGTGGGCGACCAGCGGTGCACCCAGCTCGCCGGAGGCGATGAGTGCCTTGGCGTGCTCGGCGCCCGATCCGAACCGGTGCTGGAAGACGATCGGGGCGTACGGGCCCCGCTCGCCCTCGGCGGCGGTCATGGCGTCGTACTCCGCGAGACTGAGCGCGGGCGGCTTCTCGCACCACACCCACGCCCCGGCCCCCAGGGCGGCGACGACCTGATCCCGGTGGGCGACGGGCGGCGAGGCGACGACGACGAGATCGGGACGGACCTCGCTCAGCGACGCGGCGAGATCGGTGGAGTGGTGGGGGAGCGAGAAGTCGGCGGCGAAGGCGCGGGCCGAGGTGGGATCGGCATCGACGGCGCCGACCACTGCGAAGTCCGAGGGAAGTTCCAGGAACGCCGGCATATGGACGGCGCGGGCGATGTTGCCCGCGCCGACGAGCAGTACACGGTAGGGAGACACAGTCACAGAGGGCCGTCCAGGCTGAGGGCGTGAGCCGCCGGGATTGGTAAGCGTTTTCCAGCAGGTCGGTAAAGTGCCCTTCCCGAGGGAAGGGCGGTTGGGTTTCAGAGAGTGGCGTAGAGCGCCCCGGCACTGGTCACGGGTCCGGTGCGGAGCCGGTCCGGCCAGTCGAGGGCGAGGCCGAGCGAGTTGCTCAACCGGCTCTGGAAGGAGGCGAGCCGGTGCTCGGCGCCGCGGACCGCGCGCGGCGGCAGCCGGTGTTCGAGGCAGTACGACACGAGCGCGCCGACGGCCTCGCCGATGCTCCACTGGCCCGCGTGCCCGCCGAGCGCGGGTGCGCTGAGATGCGTGGCGCCGATGTTCCGCCCGGCGGGGAGCAGATTCTCCACCCGTACGGGCAGCAGTGCGCCCAGCGGCAGCTGGAACGGCAGGCACTCCAGATCGAGGCCGGCGCCGCCACCGGTTCCGGGGTGCAGCGTGATCCGGGATCGCAGGGTGCCCACGCTGTCCGTGAAGGTCTCGGCGCCTGGTGCCCCGGCCCGTGCCGCAGCGGTCAGATGATGTTCCAACAGGGTGAACTCGGCCCGGATGCGCCGGGATTCGCGTACGTGGGGTGTCTTGGCGAACCCGTCCGCCGTGCCGGTGGCATCGGGCCGCAGGCGCAGCTCGGGGTAGCCGTGGCCGCCGTCGTGCCGGGGCGCCCGCGTCTGTATCCAGTGGAGGAACGACAGTGCCTGCTCGCATGCCTCTTGTTCGGCGCGGGCCCGTACCTCGTCCCCGAGCCCGGCGAGCGGCAGGCGTGTGTAGGCCGTCTGCTCCCAGTCGACCAGGGTGATGTCGCTGTCGAAGGTGCCGGGCAGGTACCGGCTCCGGGCCAGTGCCCGCAGCTGGTGCCAGCGGTCGTTGGGCGGTGCGGCCCATGGCGGGACCTCGTCCGGCTCGTGCAGGAAGAGCGGCACGGAGCGGGCCGGGGCGCCGCCGGGTTCCGCGGTGTCCCAGGAGAAGGCGTCGGACCACCGGGCGTATCCGGCCGGCCGGTCGACGGTGTGGTCCTCGCCGGGGCGGTGGTCCAGGGCGAAGACCCAGGAGACCGGCTGCTGGTCGAGCGGATCGGCGACGGCGGCCGCGTGCGGTTCGCCGGTCTCCTCGCGGGACTCGGCGCCGGTGACATGTTCGACGCCCGCGAGGTCGAGCAGCTCTCCCAGGTCCGTCGCGTCGACGACGTACGGGGCGCTGACCGTCAGCAGCTCGCCGTCAGCTGCCTCCAGGGTGACCGCGGCCACCCGGTCTCCGTCCGCCTGGGCCGCAACCGGGCGGTGGCGGACCAGCAGGGTGAGCCGGCCCGAGGCGAGATGCGGGGTGAGGAGCTCCTGGACGACGGCGAGTGCGGCGCGCGGCTCATGGCTGAGATGACCGGTGGTACTGAGGCCGGGGTCGAGCAGCGGATCGGCGTACGGCCCCGGGCACAGCGGGTAGTTGCGCCGGTAGAAGTCGCGTATCCGCTCGCGCAGATCGCGGTAGCCGGGGGAGACGGGATCCAGTTCGATACGGTGGCCGTCGGCGAGCGGTACCGCCTGTGCGGTGAACAGGCCACCGGGCCAGTCGGTCGCCTCGGTGAGCACGACGCGGTGTCCGAACCGGGCGGCGGTCAGCGCGGCGGCGAGACCACCGAGACCGGCACCGACCACCAGGACATCGGTCCCGAGTTCGCGGGTACGGGGTGCGGGGGCGGCGAACACAGGAGTCTCCTCCCTCAGGGCCGGCGGGCGGCGACGGTACGGAGCCGGACCGGTGCGGACTCGCGCGTCCTGATCCGGACGGGGAGCACGATCTGCTCGGCGCTGCGGTACGGATCCTCGCCCGCCGTGCGCTCCGCGATCCGGGTGACCAGCTGCTCGACCGCCCGGCTGCCGATCTCCCTGGCGGGCAGCCGGGCGGCGAAACTGGTGAGCGGCAGCAGATCGTAGGGGCCCGCGTCGTCCATACCGGCCAGCACGATCTCGTCGGGCACGGCGATGCCGAGCGAAGCCAGATCGGAGGCGGCGGTGGCGACGGCGAAACCATGCGCGCACAACAGGGCAGTCGGTGGCTCGGGTGCCGCAAGGAGACCGGACAACAACTGCTTGCGGTCGTCCTCGGACAGTGCCGTGTACGAGCGCAGCGCGGTGAACTGGGGAAGCAGGGGCTGGTCATGGGCGCGCAGCGCCTGCTTGTGCCCGGTCATCCGGTCGTGGACGCTGGTGCACTGCGTCTCGCCCCAGAGCGTCGCTATGCGTTCGTGGCCGTCGGCCAGCAGATGTTCGGTGAGCCGGTAGCCGACGTCGTAGTTGTCGGCGGTGACCGCGTCGATGGCGAGGCCGGGAAAGTACCGGTCGACCAGGACCATCGGGATGCGCAGGCGTCTGATCTCGTCCAGCACGTCGAGATCGGGCGCGCCCTGGACGGGGTAGAGGATGATGCCGTCGACCCGGTCCTCGACGGCCTGGTGCAGCGCCTGGTCCTGGCGGGCGAGGGACGCGGGGTGATCGGCGTGCCCCGTGTCGGTCATCTGGACCGCGGAGTCCGAGAAGAACAGCCGCAGCCCGCGCTCCGAACAGCCGGACTCGACCCCGCGCAGCACTTCGGACTGGTACGGCCCCTGGCCGCTGATGATGCAGGCGACCACACCGGATCTGTGGGCCGAGGCAGGTTCCGCGGTCCGGTCCGAAGGATCGGCGACAAAGGTACCCAGACCACGGCGGCGTACCAACAACCCTTCTGCAACAAGGTCGTTGAGTGCACGGATGGCGGTGGTGGAACTGACCTCGAAGCGCTCGCGCAGCTGGTTCTGAGTGATGAACGGGGCGCCGGCCTCGTACTCGTCACGTGCCACCTCGGCCCGCAACTCGTCCTTGATGCGCTGGTACTTGGGTCCGGACGTACCCATCCAGCCACCACCCTCTCGGATTTGACGCGTCAATTGGCGTTGATCACAGTGTGGTGGCGGTTAACGCACTATTTCAAGGGGGTTGCAGCGGAATAATCGGCAACTTAGTGCGTCAAGTGGGGGAGTTGTCGATTCAATGCGTCAATCCAGTGGCCCGGACGGGGCTCTCAGCCGGTCATGCCTCAGCCGGTCGTGCGGGGCGGTGGTGCCGTGCTGGCACGCACCACCAGTCGCGACGGCACGGCGAGCGTGCGCGGCGAAGCCGTCGCGTCACCGAGGGCCAGCAGCAGCGCCCGGCGGCCGATCTCTTCGAGCGGCAGCCGCACGGTGGTCAACGCGGGCGTGACGTCGCAGGCCACCGGCAGATCGTCGAAGCCGACGACGGAGACATCGGCGGGCACGCCCCGCCCGAGGTCGTCACGGAGCGCCGCGAGCGCCCCGAGCGCCATGGCGTCATTGAGCGCGAAGAGTGCGGTGATCCCCGGCGACCTGCGAAACAGCTGCACCGCCGCGGCCCGCCCGCCCTCCCGGGTGAAGTCGGCCTCGACGCGATGGCGCTCCTGAACGGAGATGCCCAGTTCGGCCGCCCGCTCCAGGAAGCCGTGCAGCCGGTCCTGTACGGAGACCAGCGCCAGTGGTCCGCAGATGATGCCGATCTCCGTGTGCCCCAGCTGGGCGAGATGCTCGGCGACCGCCCGGCCCCCCTCGCGGTTTCCCGGCACGATCGTGTCCACCGGAAGATCCTGGTGCGCGACCGCGGTCACCCGGCCGCCCTGCGCCGTGAACGCCTCCAGCTCCTGGACGAGCGCGGGGCTCCCGCCGGTGAAGCCCGAGCCGGCCAGGACGACGGCGCGGGCCCGCTGCGCCCGCAGCCTTGCCACGTACTCCGCCTGGAGTCCCGGCTCATGGAAGGTGCCG
This region includes:
- a CDS encoding alpha-mannosidase is translated as MHDDRTLTEERLDRALRERIRPAVHPRTAPLEFEVWHAPGEPVPFAEAVAAPYKPGAIGDDWGPAWGTSWFRVTGRVPADWAGQTVEAVIDLGFARDRPGFSAEALAHRPDGSVVKALNPRNTWLRIGDPVAGGEEFRYYLEAAANPEILDGVSALGDRETAGSEPLYRVERVDVAVFDRQVWELVQDLEVLDQLMRQLPLGSARRWEILRAVERSLDSLDLEAVGASANAARQQLRPVLSSPAHASAHRLSAVGHAHIDSAWLWPLRETVRKVARTTSNVVALMDDHPEFVFAMSQAQQLDWLREHQPALYARVKEKAAAGQFVPVGGMWVESDTNMPGSEALARQFVYGKRFFLEEFGVETEEVWLPDSFGYSAALPQLVALSGSRWFLTQKISWNTTNPFPHHSFLWEGLDGTRVFTHFPPVDTYVAELSGKELAHAEKNFRDKGHATRSLVPFGWGDGGGGPTREMLARAGRLADLEGSPRVTIEKPADFFAAAEAEYDRPPVWLGELYLELHRGTYTSQARTKQGNRRSEHLLREAELWAATAAVRVGFPYPYAELDRIWKSVLLHQFHDILPGSSIAWVHREAEATYARIAGELEAVIEAAQRALAGAADGAGTVVFNSAPHGRAGVAAGGAALASEQRERPVEAEAYDGGFRLDNGLLRVTVDARGLVVSVVDLVAGRETVAPGCAANLLQVHPDLPNRWDAWDVDAFYRNTVTDLTGADVVRRSGDGVEVVRTFGSSRVTQLLTLRPGARRLDIDTEVDWHEQEKFLKAAFPIDVRADHSTAETQFGHVQRPTHTNTSWEAAKFEICAHRFLHVGEPGWGAALINDSTYGHDVTRTVREDGSTTTTVRLSLLRAPRYPDPATDQGVHRLRYALLPGATIGDAVREGWQFSLPERRVPGSAAVAPLVTVDEDAVVVTTVKLADDGSGDVVVRLHEAHGGRVSARLTAGFALAGASVTDLLERPLAEESAEVAGDFVRLRLRPFQIVTLRLTPSEDA
- a CDS encoding polysaccharide deacetylase family protein: MTGRVEIHVDRALLLTFDDRHVREWAAAAPLFTLFGARVTFFICEPDRLDRDDVRLLRRLADDGHTIGCHGLRHERAPEFIAAHGAAAYLDQEVVPALETLRRLGFPARSFAYPCSARDESTDRLLLALFERLRGGVSADRRADPSLAAELRVPAGDIAARRVLPGCSVDSGRGAVAYGDDLTGVEAALRRTADDGGVTTLYAHCIADAHEANHVTPARLEKLLALADGMSLPCVGFDELP
- a CDS encoding Gfo/Idh/MocA family protein; the protein is MTVSPYRVLLVGAGNIARAVHMPAFLELPSDFAVVGAVDADPTSARAFAADFSLPHHSTDLAASLSEVRPDLVVVASPPVAHRDQVVAALGAGAWVWCEKPPALSLAEYDAMTAAEGERGPYAPIVFQHRFGSGAEHAKALIASGELGAPLVAHCQTTWYRDDAYYAVPWRGKWATEGAGPAMGLGIHQIDLLLELLGDWAEIRAMAGRLARDVETDDVTTATVRFTSGALATVVNSALSPRQLSHLRIDLRDATIELNHLYGYANGDWTYTPAPGVEPGRAAGWASPAEDVPSSHSAQLRSLLADMRAGRRPRASAGDGRRSLELITAMYKAALTGRPVLAGEIVPGDPFYTALHGSVPGWAPKESGR
- a CDS encoding FAD-dependent oxidoreductase, with the protein product MFAAPAPRTRELGTDVLVVGAGLGGLAAALTAARFGHRVVLTEATDWPGGLFTAQAVPLADGHRIELDPVSPGYRDLRERIRDFYRRNYPLCPGPYADPLLDPGLSTTGHLSHEPRAALAVVQELLTPHLASGRLTLLVRHRPVAAQADGDRVAAVTLEAADGELLTVSAPYVVDATDLGELLDLAGVEHVTGAESREETGEPHAAAVADPLDQQPVSWVFALDHRPGEDHTVDRPAGYARWSDAFSWDTAEPGGAPARSVPLFLHEPDEVPPWAAPPNDRWHQLRALARSRYLPGTFDSDITLVDWEQTAYTRLPLAGLGDEVRARAEQEACEQALSFLHWIQTRAPRHDGGHGYPELRLRPDATGTADGFAKTPHVRESRRIRAEFTLLEHHLTAAARAGAPGAETFTDSVGTLRSRITLHPGTGGGAGLDLECLPFQLPLGALLPVRVENLLPAGRNIGATHLSAPALGGHAGQWSIGEAVGALVSYCLEHRLPPRAVRGAEHRLASFQSRLSNSLGLALDWPDRLRTGPVTSAGALYATL
- a CDS encoding GntR family transcriptional regulator codes for the protein MGTSGPKYQRIKDELRAEVARDEYEAGAPFITQNQLRERFEVSSTTAIRALNDLVAEGLLVRRRGLGTFVADPSDRTAEPASAHRSGVVACIISGQGPYQSEVLRGVESGCSERGLRLFFSDSAVQMTDTGHADHPASLARQDQALHQAVEDRVDGIILYPVQGAPDLDVLDEIRRLRIPMVLVDRYFPGLAIDAVTADNYDVGYRLTEHLLADGHERIATLWGETQCTSVHDRMTGHKQALRAHDQPLLPQFTALRSYTALSEDDRKQLLSGLLAAPEPPTALLCAHGFAVATAASDLASLGIAVPDEIVLAGMDDAGPYDLLPLTSFAARLPAREIGSRAVEQLVTRIAERTAGEDPYRSAEQIVLPVRIRTRESAPVRLRTVAARRP
- a CDS encoding LacI family DNA-binding transcriptional regulator → MQSQVNRRSARPRPPSAVTLQQVAQDAGVSLATASRVLSDSDRNVTQELQERVLEAAARLRYVSNAPARALVQSTTSIVGLIVHDVNDAYYSAIAAGVMEVARDHKLLVMLAGTFHEPGLQAEYVARLRAQRARAVVLAGSGFTGGSPALVQELEAFTAQGGRVTAVAHQDLPVDTIVPGNREGGRAVAEHLAQLGHTEIGIICGPLALVSVQDRLHGFLERAAELGISVQERHRVEADFTREGGRAAAVQLFRRSPGITALFALNDAMALGALAALRDDLGRGVPADVSVVGFDDLPVACDVTPALTTVRLPLEEIGRRALLLALGDATASPRTLAVPSRLVVRASTAPPPRTTG